One window of the Fusobacterium animalis 7_1 genome contains the following:
- the nadD gene encoding nicotinate (nicotinamide) nucleotide adenylyltransferase, giving the protein MKIAIYGGSFNPMHIGHEKIVDYVLKNLDMDKIIIIPVGIPSHRENNLEQSDTRLKICKEIFKNNKKVEVSDIEIKSEGKSYTYDTLLKLIKIYGKDNEFFEIIGEDSLKNLKTWKNYKELLNLCKFIVFRRKDDKNTEIDSELLNNKNIIILENEYYNISSTEIRNKVKNGEDITGLVNEKVKKIIEKEYID; this is encoded by the coding sequence ATGAAAATAGCTATCTATGGTGGAAGTTTTAATCCAATGCATATAGGACATGAAAAGATAGTTGACTATGTTTTAAAAAATTTAGATATGGATAAGATAATAATAATTCCTGTTGGCATTCCTTCACATAGAGAAAATAATTTAGAGCAGTCTGATACTAGATTAAAAATTTGTAAAGAAATTTTTAAAAATAATAAAAAAGTTGAAGTTTCAGATATTGAAATAAAAAGTGAAGGAAAATCTTATACTTATGATACTCTTTTAAAATTAATTAAAATCTACGGTAAAGATAATGAATTCTTTGAAATTATAGGAGAGGATTCATTAAAAAATTTAAAAACTTGGAAAAATTACAAGGAATTATTAAATTTATGTAAGTTTATTGTTTTTAGAAGAAAAGATGATAAAAATACTGAAATTGATAGTGAACTTTTAAATAATAAAAATATTATTATTTTAGAAAATGAATACTATAATATATCTTCAACTGAAATTAGAAATAAAGTTAAAAATGGAGAGGATATTACAGGACTTGTAAATGAAAAAGT
- the lpxK gene encoding tetraacyldisaccharide 4'-kinase — MRLLSYIYLLITTIRNFLYDEKILPIRKVPGVEVICIGNVSVGGTGKTPAVHFFVKKLLARGRKVAVVSRGYRGKRKRDPLLVSDGMVIFATPQESGDESYLHAINLKVPVIVGADRYKACMFAKKHFDIDTIVLDDGFQHRKLYRDRDVVLIDATNPFGGGYVLPRGLLREDFKRAVKRASEFIITKSDLVNERELKRIKNYFIKKFHKEVSVAKHGISKLCDLKGNMKPLFWVKGKRLLIFSGLANPLNFEKTVISLAPAYIERLDFKDHHNFKPKDIALIRKKAEKMDADYIFTTEKDLVKLPDNLNISNLYVLKIEFTMLEDNTLKDMKG; from the coding sequence ATGAGGTTATTGTCATATATATATCTTTTGATAACTACAATACGAAATTTTTTATATGATGAAAAAATATTACCCATACGAAAAGTTCCTGGTGTTGAGGTTATTTGTATTGGAAATGTCAGTGTTGGAGGAACAGGGAAAACCCCAGCAGTACATTTCTTTGTAAAAAAATTATTGGCAAGAGGAAGAAAAGTTGCAGTTGTTTCTCGTGGATATAGAGGAAAAAGAAAAAGAGATCCACTGCTTGTAAGTGATGGAATGGTAATTTTTGCAACACCACAGGAAAGTGGAGATGAATCATACTTACACGCAATTAATTTAAAAGTCCCTGTGATAGTAGGAGCAGATAGATATAAGGCTTGTATGTTTGCTAAAAAACATTTTGATATAGATACAATAGTTTTAGATGATGGTTTTCAACATAGAAAACTATATAGAGATAGAGATGTTGTCCTAATAGATGCAACTAATCCTTTTGGTGGAGGCTATGTTTTACCTCGTGGACTATTAAGAGAAGATTTTAAAAGAGCTGTAAAAAGAGCTTCTGAATTTATTATAACTAAATCAGATTTAGTAAATGAAAGAGAGCTTAAAAGAATAAAAAATTATTTTATTAAGAAATTTCATAAAGAGGTGTCTGTTGCAAAACATGGGATCAGTAAATTATGTGATTTAAAGGGAAATATGAAACCATTGTTTTGGGTAAAGGGTAAAAGACTTTTAATATTTTCAGGACTTGCTAATCCATTAAATTTTGAAAAAACTGTAATTTCATTAGCACCAGCTTATATAGAAAGATTAGATTTTAAAGATCACCATAATTTTAAACCTAAGGATATAGCATTAATTAGAAAAAAAGCTGAAAAAATGGATGCTGATTATATATTTACAACAGAAAAAGATTTAGTTAAATTGCCAGATAATTTGAATATTAGTAATTTATATGTATTGAAGATTGAATTTACAATGTTAGAAGATAACACATTAAAAGATATGAAAGGGTAA
- the smc gene encoding chromosome segregation protein SMC produces the protein MYLKAVEINGFKSFGDKVYIDFNRGITSIVGPNGSGKSNILDAVLWVLGEQSYKNIRAKESQDVIFSGGKEKKPATKAEVSLIIDNSDRYLDLDNNTVKITRRIHISGENEYLINDTKSRLKEIGTLFLDTGIGKTAYSVIGQGKVERIINSSPKEIKSIIEEAAGIKKLQANRIEAQKNLANIEINLDKVEFILNETRENKNKIEKQAELAQKYIDLRDEKSSLAKGIYITELEQKEKNLSENEDIKEKYQTECFELQEKLNKTLERLNTIDLEKEEVKKEKLLIDSRNKELRNIISENEKEKAVTSERLDNVKKEKLVKEEYILHLDNKIEKKLEEVTESKNKKDEISKNILEMAAANKEFENKILNLETIKTQKSDLIENRNKKVRDLELEKQLASNEIENNEKKLKSSQDEVENFKKELEEANKKLLANNEEKDLVHSQLEARKEELTKTEERNEFLVNQLSEISKSINKLSQDIREFEYQEKTSSGKLEALVRMDENNEGFFKGVKEVLNSGINGIDGVLISLIKFDEKFEKAVEAAIPGNLQDIIVEDKEVAKKCITFLTEKKLGRASFLALDTIKPNRREFKANINGVLGLAADLITADTKYQKVIDFIFGGLLIVENIDIATDILNKNLFSGNIVTLTGELVSSRGRITGGENQKSTINQIFERKKEIKILEEKVTNLKSKITEGSKKREDLSIRLENYENEVDKIDSLEDNIRKSIELLKKDFENLAEKSEKISKDIRSISFNIEDAEKYKTSYQNRISSSFSTIEETEKHIASLKKDIEIDENLLKQTISEIDTLNKQFSDTRILFLNNQSTIEQLEKNIHSKEIENVELQEEKEKNSKIVIELSQNIQELETLEEELQNQIEEHTKIYNSENRDIETLNEREQNLSNEERELSKDKSKLETDLLHANDRFEKIVEVIEKIKTDILNINEKLNELAEITAQVIEVGKLKSSKEHLRSLENKLNNFGDVNLLAINEFKQLKERYDYLARERDDVVKSRKQVMDLIQEIDERIHEDFHTTYQNINENFNKMCDETIRNTEGRLNIINPEDFENCGIEIFVKFKNKKRQPLSLLSGGEKSMVAIAFIMAIFMYKPSPFTFLDEIEAALDEKNTKNLLGKLRDFTDKSQFILITHNKETMKESDSIFGVTMNKEIGISKIVSPDKITKILSENKENN, from the coding sequence ATGTATCTAAAAGCAGTTGAAATAAATGGTTTCAAATCTTTTGGTGATAAAGTATATATAGATTTCAATCGTGGAATCACATCAATAGTTGGACCAAATGGAAGTGGAAAATCAAATATTTTAGATGCTGTCCTATGGGTTTTAGGTGAGCAATCATACAAAAACATTAGAGCAAAAGAAAGCCAAGATGTTATTTTTTCTGGTGGAAAAGAAAAGAAACCTGCTACAAAAGCAGAAGTTTCATTGATAATAGATAATTCTGATAGATACTTAGATTTAGATAACAATACAGTAAAAATTACAAGAAGAATTCATATTTCAGGAGAAAATGAATATCTAATAAATGATACTAAGAGTAGGCTTAAAGAAATAGGAACTCTATTTTTAGATACTGGTATTGGAAAGACTGCATACTCTGTTATAGGTCAAGGAAAAGTTGAAAGAATAATAAATTCATCTCCAAAAGAAATTAAGAGTATAATAGAAGAAGCAGCTGGAATAAAAAAATTACAAGCTAATAGAATTGAAGCACAAAAGAATTTAGCCAATATAGAAATTAATTTAGATAAGGTAGAATTTATTTTAAATGAAACAAGAGAAAATAAAAATAAAATTGAAAAGCAAGCAGAACTTGCACAAAAATATATAGATTTAAGAGATGAAAAGTCTTCATTAGCAAAAGGAATTTATATAACTGAACTTGAACAAAAAGAAAAAAATCTTTCTGAAAATGAAGATATAAAAGAAAAGTATCAAACAGAATGCTTTGAATTACAAGAAAAACTTAATAAAACTTTGGAAAGATTAAATACTATTGATTTAGAAAAAGAAGAAGTAAAAAAAGAAAAGCTTTTAATAGATTCAAGAAATAAAGAGTTAAGAAATATAATTTCTGAAAATGAAAAAGAAAAAGCTGTTACTTCTGAAAGATTAGATAATGTAAAAAAAGAAAAGTTAGTAAAAGAAGAATATATCTTACATTTAGATAATAAAATTGAAAAAAAATTAGAGGAAGTAACTGAATCAAAAAATAAAAAAGATGAAATTTCTAAAAATATTTTAGAAATGGCTGCTGCAAATAAAGAATTTGAAAATAAAATACTTAATTTAGAAACTATTAAGACTCAAAAGTCTGATTTAATTGAAAATAGAAATAAAAAAGTTAGAGATTTAGAGCTTGAAAAACAACTTGCTTCCAATGAAATAGAAAACAATGAGAAAAAATTAAAATCAAGTCAAGATGAGGTAGAAAACTTTAAAAAAGAATTAGAAGAAGCTAATAAAAAGTTATTGGCTAACAATGAAGAAAAAGATTTAGTTCATTCTCAACTTGAAGCTAGGAAGGAAGAATTGACTAAAACAGAAGAAAGAAATGAATTCTTAGTAAACCAGCTTTCTGAAATAAGTAAATCAATAAACAAACTTTCCCAAGATATAAGAGAATTTGAATATCAAGAAAAAACTTCTTCTGGAAAGTTAGAAGCTCTTGTAAGAATGGATGAAAACAATGAGGGCTTTTTTAAAGGCGTCAAAGAAGTTTTAAATAGTGGTATTAATGGCATAGATGGAGTTTTAATTTCTCTTATTAAATTTGATGAAAAATTTGAAAAGGCTGTTGAAGCTGCTATACCAGGAAATTTACAAGATATTATAGTTGAAGATAAAGAAGTAGCTAAAAAATGTATAACCTTTTTGACTGAAAAAAAATTAGGAAGAGCTTCATTTTTAGCACTTGATACAATAAAACCTAATAGAAGAGAATTTAAAGCTAATATCAATGGTGTTTTAGGATTAGCTGCTGATTTAATTACAGCTGATACAAAATATCAAAAGGTAATTGATTTTATTTTTGGAGGACTTTTAATAGTTGAAAATATTGATATAGCAACAGATATTTTAAATAAAAATTTATTCTCTGGAAATATAGTAACTCTAACTGGTGAGCTTGTTAGTTCAAGAGGTAGAATTACAGGTGGAGAAAATCAAAAATCAACTATTAACCAAATTTTTGAAAGAAAAAAAGAAATTAAAATTTTAGAAGAAAAGGTTACAAATTTAAAGTCTAAAATAACTGAGGGAAGTAAAAAAAGGGAAGATTTAAGTATTAGGTTAGAAAATTATGAAAATGAAGTTGATAAAATAGATTCATTGGAAGATAATATTAGAAAAAGCATAGAGTTATTAAAAAAAGATTTTGAGAATTTAGCTGAAAAATCTGAAAAAATATCTAAGGATATTCGTAGTATAAGTTTTAATATTGAAGATGCTGAAAAGTATAAAACTTCATATCAAAATAGAATAAGTTCTTCGTTTTCTACTATTGAAGAAACTGAAAAACATATAGCTTCTTTAAAAAAGGATATAGAAATAGATGAGAATTTACTAAAACAGACTATTTCTGAAATAGATACTTTAAATAAGCAATTTTCTGATACAAGAATTCTATTTCTTAATAATCAAAGCACTATTGAGCAACTTGAAAAAAATATTCATAGTAAAGAGATTGAAAATGTAGAATTACAAGAAGAAAAAGAAAAGAATTCTAAAATTGTTATTGAGCTTTCACAAAATATTCAAGAATTAGAAACCTTAGAAGAAGAATTACAAAATCAAATTGAAGAACACACTAAGATCTATAATTCTGAGAATAGAGATATAGAAACATTAAATGAAAGAGAACAGAATTTAAGTAATGAAGAAAGAGAATTATCTAAGGATAAGTCTAAATTAGAAACTGATCTATTACATGCTAATGATAGATTTGAAAAGATAGTAGAAGTTATTGAAAAAATAAAAACAGATATTTTAAATATAAATGAAAAATTAAATGAGCTTGCGGAAATTACAGCACAAGTTATTGAAGTTGGAAAATTGAAATCATCTAAGGAGCATTTAAGAAGTTTGGAAAATAAATTAAATAATTTTGGAGATGTAAATTTACTTGCTATCAATGAATTTAAACAATTAAAAGAGAGATATGATTATTTAGCAAGAGAAAGAGATGATGTTGTAAAATCAAGAAAGCAAGTAATGGATTTAATTCAAGAAATTGATGAAAGAATACATGAAGATTTTCATACAACATATCAAAATATAAATGAAAATTTTAATAAGATGTGTGATGAAACAATCAGAAATACAGAGGGACGATTAAATATCATCAACCCAGAAGATTTTGAAAACTGTGGAATAGAAATATTTGTAAAATTTAAAAATAAGAAAAGACAACCATTATCTTTACTTTCTGGTGGAGAAAAATCAATGGTAGCAATAGCTTTTATTATGGCAATCTTTATGTATAAACCAAGTCCATTTACTTTCTTAGATGAAATTGAAGCTGCACTTGATGAAAAAAACACTAAGAATTTACTTGGAAAATTAAGAGATTTTACAGATAAATCTCAATTTATCTTAATCACTCATAATAAAGAAACTATGAAAGAATCAGACAGTATTTTTGGTGTTACAATGAATAAAGAGATAGGAATTTCTAAAATTGTTTCACCTGATAAAATTACAAAAATATTATCTGAAAATAAGGAAAATAATTAG
- a CDS encoding alpha/beta hydrolase family protein, whose protein sequence is MENLKLDSFLEYKFLSNLDFNPDGSNLAFSLSEADLENNTYKHFIYNLDTKNKEIKKLTHSGKEKNSLWLNNNTILFTADRDEDIKEKKKIGETWTIYYALDIKNGGEAYECMRLPIDVTEIKIIDENNFILTADFDNNSLNLNDLKGEEREKAIKQIEENKDYEVLDEIPFWSNGNGFRNKKRNRLYHFDKLNNKLTPISDEYTNVESFNIKKNKVIFIGRTYKDKQGLTAGLWTYDIKNNNLETIISDNIYDISYANFIEDKIICALSDMKEYGINENHKIYLVGSNKNISLLYDNDTWLACTVGSDCRLGGGKSFKVIENKLYFLSTIADSVHLSSLDTNGKIEILCSENGSIDFFDIANNEIYYVGMRDYTLQEIYKLENNSSIKLSSFNDEINKKYKISKPEVFDFTTNGDTTKGFVIYPVDYDKNKTYPAILDIHGGPKTVYGDVYYHEMQVWANMGYFVIFTNPHGSDGYGNKFADIRGKYGTIDYEDLMNFTDYVLEKYPIDKTRVGVTGGSYGGYMTNWIIGHTDKFKCAASQRSISNWISKFGTTDIGYYFNADQNQATPWINHDKLWWHSPLKYADKAKTPTLFIHSEEDYRCWLAEGLQMFTALKYHGVEARLCMFRGENHELSRSGKPKHRIRRLTEITNWFEKYLK, encoded by the coding sequence ATGGAGAATTTAAAGTTAGATAGTTTTTTGGAATATAAATTTTTATCAAATTTAGATTTCAATCCTGATGGTAGTAATTTAGCTTTTAGCCTTAGTGAAGCAGATTTAGAAAACAATACTTACAAACATTTTATTTACAATTTAGATACAAAAAATAAAGAAATTAAAAAATTAACTCATTCTGGAAAGGAAAAAAACTCTCTTTGGTTAAATAATAATACCATTTTATTTACAGCTGATAGAGATGAAGATATAAAAGAAAAGAAAAAAATTGGAGAAACTTGGACAATATATTATGCACTTGATATAAAAAATGGTGGAGAAGCCTATGAGTGTATGAGGCTACCAATTGATGTAACAGAAATTAAAATAATTGATGAAAATAATTTTATACTTACAGCTGATTTTGATAATAATTCACTTAATTTGAATGATTTAAAAGGTGAAGAAAGAGAAAAAGCAATTAAACAAATTGAAGAAAATAAAGATTATGAAGTTTTAGATGAAATTCCATTTTGGAGTAATGGAAATGGTTTTAGAAATAAAAAGAGAAATAGACTTTATCATTTTGATAAATTAAATAATAAATTAACTCCTATTTCTGATGAATATACAAATGTTGAATCTTTTAATATAAAAAAAAATAAAGTTATTTTTATAGGCAGAACTTATAAAGATAAACAAGGTTTAACCGCTGGACTTTGGACTTATGATATCAAAAATAATAACTTAGAAACAATTATTTCTGATAATATTTATGATATCAGTTATGCAAATTTTATTGAAGATAAAATAATCTGTGCTCTAAGTGATATGAAAGAATATGGAATAAATGAAAATCATAAAATCTATTTAGTAGGCAGTAATAAAAATATAAGTCTTTTATATGATAATGACACTTGGCTTGCTTGTACAGTTGGAAGTGATTGTAGATTAGGTGGAGGAAAATCATTTAAAGTAATAGAAAATAAACTATATTTTCTATCTACAATAGCTGATAGTGTTCATCTAAGTTCACTTGATACAAATGGAAAGATTGAGATTTTATGTTCTGAAAATGGTAGCATAGATTTTTTTGATATAGCAAATAATGAAATATATTATGTTGGAATGAGAGATTATACTTTGCAAGAAATTTATAAATTAGAAAATAATTCTTCTATTAAATTAAGTTCTTTTAATGATGAAATAAATAAAAAATATAAGATATCTAAGCCAGAAGTTTTTGATTTTACTACAAATGGAGATACAACAAAAGGGTTTGTAATTTATCCTGTTGACTATGATAAAAATAAAACGTATCCAGCAATACTTGATATACATGGTGGACCTAAAACAGTTTATGGAGACGTTTATTACCATGAAATGCAAGTCTGGGCTAATATGGGTTACTTTGTGATATTTACTAATCCACATGGTAGTGATGGATATGGAAATAAATTTGCAGATATTAGAGGAAAATATGGAACTATTGACTATGAAGATTTAATGAACTTTACTGATTATGTTTTAGAAAAATATCCTATTGATAAGACAAGAGTTGGAGTAACAGGTGGTTCTTATGGTGGATATATGACTAACTGGATAATAGGGCATACAGATAAATTTAAGTGTGCTGCCTCTCAAAGAAGTATATCTAACTGGATTTCAAAATTTGGTACAACAGATATAGGTTATTATTTTAATGCTGACCAAAACCAAGCTACTCCTTGGATAAATCATGATAAATTATGGTGGCATTCTCCACTTAAATATGCAGATAAAGCTAAAACTCCAACTTTATTTATTCATTCAGAAGAAGATTACAGATGTTGGTTAGCCGAAGGATTACAAATGTTTACTGCTCTAAAATATCATGGAGTAGAAGCTAGACTTTGTATGTTTAGAGGAGAAAATCATGAATTATCAAGAAGTGGAAAACCTAAACATAGAATTAGAAGATTAACAGAAATTACAAATTGGTTTGAGAAATATTTAAAGTAA
- a CDS encoding DUF2207 domain-containing protein: protein MKKNILRVFLFLIISIISFSASFSISDLDVEAKLQKDGSMIVSEAVTYDIDEINGIYFDIDAKGYGGITSLQVFEDEGHYENNVISYREVDPVNYEVTENDGVYRIKLYSRNNNNTRTFKFVYTLPEAIKVYDDVAQLNRKMVGQDWQQGISTVKVTIEIPVSKDYDNSNILVFGHGPLTGEVDKVENTVVYKLDDYYPGDFLEAHILMEPEIFSEFDKSKIIHKDMKEELLDMEARLADEANEERENALKREESIQKLSKNAKTIFGAEASVWVILMYYIHGIFKRKNKSKNNDIKYLRELPDDSSPALVGGVMTKSVNDNEILATIVDLIRRKVLTLETSDKKTIITLTGSTGLLSAQEKTIIDIYINDFGDGRSLDLKSIGFFHKVPMTTAGKFEKWSDYIINEMNRKGLVYEHIGCGATLIFVLLSVIFAFGGLLQAALTENTLFMFGIPLGVVLFFSAGTAKYPSKKLAETMSKWQAFKNFLSDYSQLEEAKITSIHLWEQYFVYAIALGVSDKVVKAYRKALDMGIIKDTDGINNLAYSPIFNSNFSHSFSNLNSLVSKTNSRANSAIASSRRSSSSGGGGGFSSGSSGGGGSHGGGGGF, encoded by the coding sequence ATGAAAAAAAATATTTTAAGAGTTTTTCTCTTTTTAATCATTTCTATTATAAGTTTTTCAGCAAGTTTTAGCATTTCTGACTTAGATGTGGAAGCTAAGCTTCAAAAAGATGGTTCAATGATAGTCAGTGAAGCTGTAACCTATGATATAGATGAGATAAATGGAATATACTTTGATATTGATGCAAAAGGATATGGAGGAATAACTTCTTTACAAGTTTTTGAAGATGAAGGACACTATGAAAATAATGTAATTTCTTATAGAGAAGTTGACCCTGTAAATTATGAAGTTACAGAAAATGATGGAGTGTATAGGATAAAACTTTATTCAAGAAATAATAATAATACAAGAACATTTAAGTTTGTCTATACATTGCCAGAAGCTATAAAAGTTTATGATGATGTGGCTCAATTAAACAGAAAAATGGTAGGACAAGATTGGCAACAGGGGATATCTACTGTTAAAGTAACTATTGAAATTCCAGTATCAAAGGATTATGATAACTCAAATATTTTAGTTTTTGGGCATGGACCTTTGACTGGGGAAGTTGATAAAGTAGAAAATACTGTTGTGTATAAATTAGATGATTATTATCCAGGAGATTTTTTAGAAGCACATATCTTAATGGAACCAGAAATATTTTCAGAATTTGATAAATCAAAAATAATTCATAAGGATATGAAAGAAGAACTTTTAGATATGGAAGCAAGACTTGCTGATGAGGCTAATGAAGAAAGAGAAAATGCTTTAAAAAGAGAAGAAAGTATACAAAAACTTTCTAAAAATGCAAAAACAATTTTTGGTGCAGAAGCATCTGTATGGGTAATTTTAATGTACTACATTCATGGAATATTTAAAAGAAAAAATAAATCTAAAAATAATGATATAAAATATTTAAGAGAATTACCTGACGATTCCTCTCCTGCTCTTGTAGGTGGAGTTATGACAAAAAGTGTCAATGATAATGAGATACTTGCTACCATTGTTGATTTAATCAGAAGAAAAGTTTTAACACTTGAAACTTCTGATAAAAAAACTATAATAACTTTAACAGGAAGTACAGGACTATTATCTGCTCAGGAAAAAACTATAATAGATATCTATATAAATGATTTTGGAGATGGAAGATCATTGGATTTAAAAAGTATTGGATTTTTCCATAAAGTTCCAATGACAACTGCTGGAAAATTTGAAAAATGGAGTGATTATATTATCAATGAAATGAATAGAAAAGGTTTAGTCTATGAACATATAGGCTGTGGTGCAACATTAATTTTTGTACTATTATCTGTAATATTTGCTTTTGGTGGTTTACTACAAGCAGCTTTAACAGAAAATACTCTTTTTATGTTTGGTATTCCATTAGGTGTTGTACTTTTCTTTTCAGCAGGAACAGCTAAGTATCCAAGTAAAAAATTAGCTGAAACAATGAGTAAATGGCAAGCATTTAAAAACTTTTTATCAGATTATTCTCAATTAGAAGAAGCAAAAATTACTTCTATACATCTTTGGGAACAATATTTTGTTTATGCAATAGCATTAGGAGTATCTGATAAAGTAGTAAAAGCATATAGAAAAGCATTGGATATGGGAATTATAAAAGATACTGATGGAATAAATAATCTTGCTTATTCACCTATATTTAATAGCAATTTTAGTCATTCATTTAGTAATTTAAATAGTTTAGTTAGTAAAACTAATTCA